Proteins encoded within one genomic window of Cyprinus carpio isolate SPL01 chromosome B22, ASM1834038v1, whole genome shotgun sequence:
- the LOC109102757 gene encoding NCK-interacting protein with SH3 domain-like, with protein MYRSLFSFSSAERNALRFPAGECFLVLERSGAHWWLATRCSSGETGYIPAAYIEKIPVPEQDEVLQSIDRAIEAIHNVAMTNGGKYNLEQRDILQKLIHHRKETLSRRSPTPSGHKQKIPSSSSEVSPNGLSRACSCEPASERSASIPGLYQVPPQPRRAAPETPPLPEKHRESRRNDPEVSLTVSSTSPTPSPVPPTLPSLSVSSTSLDSSSSHSDVSSVSLPSISRTPPPVPKRSKAPPPPIPDRSPQEEPSRKSSQAPPPPVPDHSPSPDPSKKRSALQPISKQPATEHQSDAEWPLSLPHASLSTPGSPTPSAAVPVTIGAELIELVRKNTGLSYELSRVAVGVVVGHLQSVLPRATADLEQVLLSLVGSKDLGAALPLGQVCHDEQRLQVIFSDLARHRDDSQQRSWALYEDHALIACYLEELLQILTDADPEVCKKMCRVNEYEAVLSLVSYYQMEHRVSLRLLLLKVFGAMCGLDAALISTLLNSVLTMELAWDLQTDTQEHEKMCYSALLMAMIFCRGEQIPLHHYEHLNSAFLQFLLDVIEDGLPSDPTEQLPDLFINLLLAFNLHLRVPESNMVMQTLIKRHNVKVLTEKLLLLLNRGEDPVCVFDHAPPAPHSVLKFLQDVFSSRDTADIFYRSDLMVMIDIAVRQISDLSPGDSMRVEYLSLVLALVRSTDYLEHRHRLSDLQAVLQRILGEEEDCGEDQGSSRQMDKLIVQQIHREFPQISRS; from the exons GTTCCAGAGCAGGACGAGGTTCTGCAGTCTATTGATCGAGCCATTGAAGCCATTCACAATGTGGCCATGACCAACGGAGGCAAATACAACCTGGAGCAGAGAGACATCCTGCA GAAGTTGATCCACCACAGGAAGGAGACTCTGTCCCGCAGAAGCCCGACTCCATCGGGTCACAAGCAGAAGATCCCATCCTCCTCCAGTGAGGTGTCACCCAACGGTCTGAGCCGAGCCTGCAGCTGCGAGCCGGCGTCCGAGCGTTCCGCTAGCATACCTGGACTCTATCAGGTTCCTCCTCAGCCTCGCAGAGCGGCGCCCGAGACTCCGCCTCTGCCGGAGAAACATCGTGAATCACGACGCAATG atcCAGAAGTGTCACTGACAGTCTCCTCCACAAGCCCCACCCCCAGCCCTGTCCCTCCCACCTTACCCTCTCTGTCTGTCAGCTCCACCTCCTTAGACTCCAGCTCCTCCCACTCGGACGTCTCCTCAGTCAGTCTTCCCAGCATCAGCAGAACTCCACCCCCCGTGCCAAAACGAAGCAAGGCTCCGCCCCCTCCTATTCCTGACCGATCCCCACAGGAAGAGCCTTCGAGAAAGAGCTCACAGGCTCCGCCCCCTCCCGTGCCTGACCACTCCCCTTCTCCAGACCCTTCAAAGAAAAGGTCGGCGCTTCAGCCAATCAGTAAACAGCCTGCCACCGAACACCAATCAGATGCAGAGTGGCCACTGTCTCTGCCCCATGCTTCTCTCAGCACTCCCGGTAGCCCCACCCCATCTGCAGCCGTTCCCGTGACGATCGGAGCGGAACTGATCGAACTGGTGCGCAAGAACACGGGCCTCAGTTACGAGCTGTCGCGGGTTGCCGTGGGCGTGGTGGTGGGTCACCTGCAGAGCGTGTTGCCGAGGGCGACGGCGGACCTAGAGCAGGTGCTGCTGTCGCTGGTGGGGAGTAAG GATCTGGGCGCGGCGCTGCCGCTTGGACAGGTGTGTCACGACGAGCAGCGGCTGCAGGTGATCTTTAGTGATCTGGCGCGTCACCGTGACGACTCGCAGCAGCGCAGCTGGGCTCTGTACGAAGATCACGCGCTCATCGCATGCTACCTGGAGGAGTTACTGCAGATACTG actGACGCGGATCCTGAGGTGTGTAAGAAGATGTGTCGTGTGAACGAGTATGAGGCGGTCCTGTCGCTGGTGTCCTATTATCAGATG GAGCACCGCGTGTCGCTGCGTCTGCTGCTGCTGAAGGTGTTCGGGGCGATGTGTGGTCTGGACGCGGCGCTCATCTCCACCCTCCTGAACTCCGTCCTGACCATGGAGCTGGCGTGGGACCTGCAGACGGACACTCAGG agcATGAGAAGATGTGCTATAGCGCGCTGCTGATGGCCATGATCTTCTGCAGGGGCGAGCAGATCCCGCTGCATCACTACG AGCATCTCAACAGTGCTTTCCTGCAGTTCCTGCTGGACGTGATTGAGGACGGCTTGCCCTCTGACCCCACCGAGCAGCTGCCAGACCTCTTCATCAACCTGCTGCTGGCCTTCAACCTGCACCTGCGCG TACCGGAGAGTAACATGGTGATGCAGACGCTGATCAAGAGACACAATGTGAAGGTTCTCACTGAGAAACTACTGTTACTGCTCAACAGAggag aggatccggtgtgtgtgtttgatcacgCTCCTCCTGCGCCGCACTCCGTGCTCAAGTTCCTGCAGGATGTGTTCTCCAGTCGAGACACGGCTGATATCTTCTACCGCAGCGACCTGATGGTGATGATCGACATCGCAGTGAGGCAGATCTCAGACCTGTCGCCCGGAGACAGC ATGCGGGTGGAGTATCTGTCTCTCGTGCTGGCCCTCGTGCGCTCCACGGACTATCTGGAGCACCGGCACCGGCTGAGCGACCTGCAGGCGGTGCTGCAGAGGATCCTGGGAGAAGAGGAGGACTGTGGGGAGGATCAGGGCTCCAGCAGACAGATGGACAAACTCATCGTGCAGCAGATCCACCGGGAGTTTCCTCAGATCTCCAGGAGCTGA